The DNA sequence CAAACGAGATTTGACCCTTCTCATCCTCAATGAGCACTTTTAAGGACGGCCGTACGTACCTTTCTTGTTCGGAATTACGAACCACTTGTAAACGTAGTTTGTACTTTTGATACCTTATTTAATCACATTGCAGTGCTTTCTTGAGCACTTTATTCGCTTGCTATTTTGAGCCCTGCTCATGAGCCACGAGAGAGGTCGAGGAAAAATACGTTTTAAGTTATCAAAGAACCACGATAGCCGCCTTAAAATAGTTGATTTAACATGAGAAATGAGCCGCCTTTTGTGCATACTTTCAATTTATTCTTGGGAGCGAGTTAAACGGCTattctttcaaacattttttttcttccacagGTATTCCCTGCATGGAACTTTGAGACCAATGCCCGTTCCATTTATTCCTGATCTACCAAAGTCATCCCAATCTTTTGGATCTTCAAGGCGTCTTCGAACGATCCATTagtcaagaatgaaaaaaaccgTCGCTcgcatttttgcatttcatgtATTCCGGAACAGGTTTTGCCCATCAATCTGCATCCAGCTCAGAACTCAtcaatgaagaaataaaatcaaatacTAGATAAGAACTGAGATAAAATTGTTCACCTGGTGCAACAAATTTGTTaggatttggaaatgaaagacaaaatgTGAGCCTGAAAAGGAAATGACAAGCCAGCTTTTATAACCTACTCACNNNNNNNNNNNNNNNNNNNNNNNNNNNNNNNNNNNNNNNNNNNNNNNNNNNTCGACCCAACCCTTTGGTACTCTCATGATCATCCCGTTTTGtagaaaatggacaaaaactTATGGATTAAAACCAAAGACTGGCGATCAGGTCAACCACTTGGTAGTGGCGATTTGAAGGCAATCTTTCGCGGTTGAGGAAATGGGTCAGTCAGCTTTCCCTGAAAAAAATCTAGCTAGATGCTAATGAATGTGACTTAAGGTCGCTGATTCATTGTCTGGTGTGAGGACGTAAGGAGATTAATCGGCTCCGGTGAGGGAAAGACGGCGAATGTTGGGCTTGTCGTATTCCTCCATGCTCATGCGGCGTTGAAGACCACCACCGGATCCAGTGGACGATTGGCTGGCGGATCGCTGACGCTCAATACCAGGAGCAGTCAAGGAAATCATCCATCCCAATCCCTTGCAGAAGAGGAGAAGGGAGTTGGCCAGTTTGCTAGGGGCCTCCTCCAGGACATCTCCTATGTCGTCGATCTTCAGGTTCGACGTTTTGGTCTTGTCGCAGAAGGAGTACATGGTGTCCATGTTGGCCACATAAGCAGATTTGGAGCCACATACCAAGAGAACGTCGTCGGTGATATTTTTGATCCGGCCCGTAATATCGTCTCTCTTCATAAAGGCATCCACATACACTTTGGCGTTTTTCATGTTCAGCTTGGCCGTGCGCAGTTTCTCTTTGTAATCTTCGAAGGCCTTGACCAACTCCTCGTCGTCTTGCTCGTCGTCATCCAGTTTGTGACCATATTTGTGCATGATCAAGTAGTTTTCCGTCGTGGATTGGATGCGGGCCAATTTTGGATGCATCTTATCctagagacaaaaaaaatattgatattcaGAGTGTGAAACTTTCAAACCGAGGACTTTCGTCTGGACTTTTACCTTGAATTGTTCAATGAAGGTGGCTGCATTGCCCGTGGGGTTGACCAACACCACACCCAAGCATCTCGTGTGGTGCATGGTAGCAAATCGAGCCAAGATGTTGGCTCCAGCTCCATCGCCTAAACCAATAATGTACTTGATCCTGAGGTTGTCCAAGATGTTGACCAAGTCCTCGCCCATTTCTTGCATGGTTGGAAACTTGTGAGGATCAGGCAGGTCCTCGGAGTCATCCTCTTGTCCCAAGAGATCGACGTGCACAAAAACGGCTCGTTCGCGGATGTTGGCCATCGACGGATGGTAGACAAAGTTCAGCCAGGAGTTGTGGTTCTTGCCAATATCGTGGACGGTGAGAAACACGGGTTTTCCATCCTTGTCTCCCTTGCGAGCTTGCTCGATATCGCCTTGGACGTAAACATTAAGCGAGCCACATCGCTCGGTTTCGATCACATGCGTGTGAAG is a window from the Tigriopus californicus strain San Diego chromosome 2, Tcal_SD_v2.1, whole genome shotgun sequence genome containing:
- the LOC131890494 gene encoding uncharacterized protein ZK1073.1-like, whose product is MGDTLHTHVIETERCGSLNVYVQGDIEQARKGDKDGKPVFLTVHDIGKNHNSWLNFVYHPSMANIRERAVFVHVDLLGQEDDSEDLPDPHKFPTMQEMGEDLVNILDNLRIKYIIGLGDGAGANILARFATMHHTRCLGVVLVNPTGNAATFIEQFKDKMHPKLARIQSTTENYLIMHKYGHKLDDDEQDDEELVKAFEDYKEKLRTAKLNMKNAKVYVDAFMKRDDITGRIKNITDDVLLVCGSKSAYVANMDTMYSFCDKTKTSNLKIDDIGDVLEEAPSKLANSLLLFCKGLGWMISLTAPGIERQRSASQSSTGSGGGLQRRMSMEEYDKPNIRRLSLTGAD